The following is a genomic window from Bacteroidia bacterium.
AGGAAGAACTCGTCATGCTGGAGGAGCAATTCAAAGATGAGGTGGCGCTGCTGCAATCGCAATTTGCCGTGGCGCCCGCCATCGAAGCCGTTGCCATCAAGCCGCGCAAAACCGATCTCTCCGTATCCGATCTCGCTCTTGCCTGGGTGCCCTGGGCGGTGCCAAAGGACCCCGGCGGAGAACCACGCATGTTACTGGAGTGAAATCGCGGCGCATCGAAGGCGAGGGAACGCGACGGGCGCGTAGGTCTGTCGGTCGAATTGCCTGGCGATGAAAAAAAGTAAGGGGATGCGTGTTGTTCGCATCCCCTGTCTGTGTTGGGAGTACTGCCGTACCGGTGCTTAACGTGCCACCAGTATATGACGTTGCAGCGTCTGTCCGCCTTCGCTGAGACGGATGAGATACGGTCCGTTTGCCAGTCGGGAGACAGGGATGTTGAGGTTCGAAGTTCCGGCAGATATCTGCGTCGGAGGATGTGCATACACGCATCTGCCCAGCATATCGAACACGTCCAGACGCAGCAGTCCTGGTTTGCCGCTGCCGACCTCGATCTGCACCACCTGGTCAGCCGGTTGCGGATGTATACTCCGCATAGTGACATCCGGTGTATGCACAGCTTCCACAGCCAGAGGCCGAAGATGTGCCATACCCGCGTTCAGGACCTCGCGGTCAGTTACATCTTCGCTGTGCGTGGTAATGAATGCCACGACGCTCAGATTCTCCTCTATACCCTCGGCATCGTAGTCGAAGTGGTAGAGCGCCTCCCATTCGGAGGATGCCGCCGGGGCATCGGGCAGAATGCTCTCATCGCCCCAACTCCCCGTCGCGGACGCACGCAGTACGTGCCGATGCTCGAAATCAGGAACGGGATTGGGGAGGGAATAGAAGGGATGGTTTCGGTATGTCGTATTTCCGCTGAAATAATTTGCCTGGTTCCATCCGCTGCCACTCCCCGTGAGTTTGTCGTGAACCAACCAGCAATGCACACGGTAATCCGCGGGAGGAGCATAATCACTGAACGTCAGAACCACTCTGGCAGTGATTCTTTTCCTCGCTGCGTCGTAGCTGCTCGTCACATTCACCGACAGGGGAGTGTAGGTCTGGCGTCGGTCTCCGGTGCGAAGCACCCAGGCTTCATTGCCCCGCGAAATCGCTACTCCTTTCTCACCTTCGAATTTTACCCGATCGATCATGGCTGTCGGATACGCAGGTGTGAATGCCTGCGCTATGGCCGATCCGGCGGGAATGATCATCGCATCGTTGCCACCCGCATGAATGGCGACCGCGATGGCGTCGGGATACGCATCGCGAACACGTTCAACTTGCAGCATGCCGTCCGGGCACCAGCCGCACCATGCACCGGTGAATTCCTCGACAAGCACACGCTTCGGAGAAGTGATACCCAGTATCGTGAAAATCGTGGTGCTCAACGTGTTATTCTCCGCGACTTCGTCGTCACCGCCGTTGATGTCGAATATTCTGCATGTCAGTATGTACTCGCTTCCCGCTGCGTCGGGTGTCCATCGTACGGGATGCACGAATGCGTGCGTCTGATTCGATCGCAGAGTCAGATTGTCGACATCCAGCACCTGCTCCCCGGACCCGTTGATACTGTACCCCACGCGGAAAGAGGTTATTGTTTCCGAACCGCTGTTGCGCACAGTTCCGGTGACGCTTACCGATTCCGTGTGACGTATCACCGCGGGAACGTCGAGCGTTTCGAGCGCGGCATCCAGCGCACTTTGCGACCAAGTGAAAATCGTCCGGATGTCATCGTTCGGGTCCGCAGTCAGGGAAGGGTACTCGAGATCAGGGCTGTCGCCGGCCAGAGTCAGCACGCTACCGTCAGCATTGATGGCTCCCATCGTACCCGACATATTCCGCGATGGCTTGCCCGCGATCTGCACGATTTCGAAGCCGCCTTTTTCATACAGAACCAGGGCGAAACTCACATTGTGTACCGACCACGAAGAGCCCTTCGGAACAGCGCTCACCCACATAATGATATGTCTGCGATCCGGTGCAACACCCGTCGTCTTTGTGCGAACTTCGTTGGACCATATCGAGTGACCGCCCTCGAGGAAGAGGTCATCCCAGAAGGCGAAGATAGCGTTATGCACGTTTCCCGCGGCATTATCGGGATCGCTGACGGTAGCGGACGGATCAAATGTGATGTACCCATTGTCACTGATGAAATAGCCATTGACGCTGGTATCACCAAACATCCAGGAGAAAGGGAGGGTTTGCCATCCTGTCAATACGTCATCCATTGGCCCTGACCCAATCAGGGCGCATCCGTTACGGAAGTCACTCATATCCTCTTGCGGACCGGTTGTCGAAGTATAGGTCCAGGTTTGCGCGAGGAGCGGGGAAGTACAGACGATGAGCAAAGCGGTAAGCAGTGATTTCATGCGCAAGACTCCGATATTGCAAAACAAATCAATAAAGATTGACAGTCGTATTCACTGTGAGGTTACTCACGCGACAGTTCATTCGGAGCGCAATGCCTGCGCCTCTGGGGAAGCGGGCTGTGGATCGCTTGCATTTGATGTCACGCGAGGGAGAGACCGGTGTGCAGCGATGACAGTGTCTCCGAAAATCGACAGGGGAGAAAATCCGGTGGAAAACGCAAGCGGAGGGCATCACCCTCCGCTTCGCGAAAACATAATCCGAGCCCTTTTTCTGCCCTTTCAGTCTTTTCAGTGGTGTATCCTGCGGAGGTCAACGATGAATTTCGCTGACGAACTCATCCACCTCGGGAATGCCCCCCTGGAAAATGAGATAGCCATTGTAGGGCTCTCGCGTCGTTGTTTCACGATTGATGGGCGTGAGCATAATGCGCTTGACTTCTTCGGGATCTTCGCTTTGCCCCATGGCCCAACCAAGTTTGATATAGGCCGATTCGGGCAGCATGTTCTCCAAAGGAATCACGCCGAGTTCCATCATTTCGCGACCCGTTTCGTACACGTACATCTGCACATAGCCCCACAGTGTCTGCACTGTCATGTACACGGCGACACCGGCATCCTGCGCGCGTTTGAGAGCGGGGTACAGCGGTTTGTTGACGTGACCGAGGCCGGTACCGGCGATGATGATACCCCGATAGCCGTTTTCGACCATCGAGTCGATCATGTCGGCCTTCATGTTCGGATAGTAATACACGATGCCGATGCGATCATCAAAGACGGCGCGGACATCCACGTTCCTGTCCTGGCGTCGAGGATTGTAATCGTTGCGCAAATATTTGAAACCGTCACGATTGACGATGGCCAGCGGAATATCGCCGATGGTACGGAAGGTCGAGCGATAGGACGAGTGCATTTTCCGGACGCGGGTGCCGCAGTGGAGAAGGCCGTAGTCATCGGAGGTCGGTCCGAACATGCAGACCATGACCTCGGCGATATCGCAGTCCGCGGCGGTCTTGACGCTATGCATCAGATTCAACGCCGCGTCGGATGACGGGCGGTCGCTGGAGCGCTGCGATCCGACCATCACAATCGGGACGGGGGAGTTCTGGACCATGTACGACAATGCCGCAGACGTGTGGTGCATGGTGTCCGTACCATGCCCGATAACGATGCCGCGGACGCCTTTCTCAATTTCCTCGCCGATCTTTTCCGCGAGAATCATGTACTGTTCCGGGCCCATGTTTTCACTGAAGACACCGAAGAGTTTCGTCGTTTCCAGATTGCAGATATCCGCGAGTTCCGGAACGGAACCGTACAGCTCGCCGGGCGTGAAGGCGGGGATAACCGCGCCGGTACGATAATCCAGTCTGCTCGCGATAGTTCCTCCTGTACCGAGCAGAACCACTCGAGGCTTCTTGGGATCATACGGGAAGGCCTTTTCCGGAATCTTGTACACCGCTTCTTTGTAGCCGATTTCCTTTCCGGCAATAATTCTATCCGCCCGGATACCGACGTTGTAGCCGGTCTTCATCTTGATCACGATGTGATCACCGTCAGCAGTTTCGGAGCGCGGCAAAATGATGCCCTCAAAGGAATCGTCTTCCGTGGTCAGAACTGCGTCGCTCCAGACGCGCACACCGAATTGTTTCAGCGCTTCGAGTGCGGCGCCCTTGTACCCTTTGTATGTATCGTTGCTGCTCATGCTGTGCGCTCCTCTTCAAAATATTTCCGAACGGCGTTGGCGACTTCTGCGCCCGGAATGCGTCCGCGCACCTCGTTCATCACGAGGTCGAGCGTGAGATTCTCTATGTTCTTCTCATCGTGGACGCCGTCGAGAACGATACGCAGTTTCGCATCATGGATGATGTCGTGCAGGTCATCGGGTTGCAGACGCGGCTTGAGTGTGTCGGAAGACCAGCCGCCATTGAGCGATGCCCGCATCGCGGCGGAAAGGCCGTCGAACGTCATGCGACCTTCCTGGATGGCGGAAAACATAGATCGCAACGTATCGTGATTCCAACTCGTGTAGGCATGCCCTTTACGGTAGAGCCGTCGGGGTATGCGCCATAATGCCACCGCGGCCTGCATCGGAGTGAAGCCGAATTGTCCGACCGCCTCGTCGTAGAGCGGGGCCAGCGCGGAGTACGCCAAACCATCCACTGCATCGGAAGGTACGCCGTCTGCGATGAAGCGACTCCTCCGCTCCCAATACTGCACTGGCATTCCCGCACGAATACGTTCGACGCGCTCAGGCGTGATGCGGAGCGGGGGCAGGTCCGTGTCCGGATACATACGCTGCGGACCGGGGAGTATGCGCTCAAAGCCCGTCGTCCCGTCCCGCAACGCTTGCCGGGTCTCCGAAGGAATGCCGATAGTGACTTCCTTGGCACGAATGGCAATTTCCTTGACAGCGGTATCCACGTCGGAGGCATCGCCCCAGACGAGCACCACCACATCGGAGGATGTGGCGCCAAGCGCAGCCTTGCACTCTTTCCATTCGGCGCCGGAGAGTGTTTCACCGGGGCTGTCGGAGTGGATGATGTTCGGGAGAACGGTCAGGCAGGCGATGACGCGAACGCGGTCAGCGATCTCCCGCGCGAAGGTGGTGCCGTCCTGGGTTTCCCAGCGCAGCAGCCCCGCCCAGCCCGGCAGACGCACGGCTGCGATTTGATGTCCTTTACGGACCGCATTTTCAATGGGGGTGAATCGAGTGCGCTTGAGAATGCGCGTCACATCCGCAGAGGAATGCGTGAACGTTTCGGTGGTGATGCCGCGGGTAATAAGCTCCTCGCGAAGGCGCAGGAGATTCCACTGCCGTTGCGCTTCATTGTAGGTAAGCAGTGGCATCAGGCCGATACGCGGTACACCCTTGATTTCGATGCGTGTCCCGCCGCTGACGCTGACATTCGTATCGGCGCGCGTCGCGCCGATTCCCCGGCGGACATGCCCGGTGGTACGCATCATTTTCCTGAGAATCTGGGCGACATCCGCCACTTCCTGCGGTGTGCGCATATCGGGTCCGGTCACGAGCTCGATGAGCGGCATACCCAGTCGATCAGTATTGTACGTTCGTCTGTGGCCGACATCGCTTATTTCCCTGCACGAATCCTCCTCCAAACCGAGCTGAATGATCTCGATGTTTCTTTCCCTGTAGGGCACGGAACCGTTGATGCCGCAAATGGCCGTTCGT
Proteins encoded in this region:
- the gatE gene encoding Glu-tRNA(Gln) amidotransferase subunit GatE, with the protein product MYDFRFKPFEEMTPEDYATVGFRSGLEVHQQLLTTSKLFCRCPAGRYSKEFHAEILRHMRPTLSELGEYDGTALMEFKTRKEIIYRVNRETVCTYEMDDTPPFMVDPEALDFALEISMLAGLTLVDELHIARKQYLDGSIPTGFQRTAICGINGSVPYRERNIEIIQLGLEEDSCREISDVGHRRTYNTDRLGMPLIELVTGPDMRTPQEVADVAQILRKMMRTTGHVRRGIGATRADTNVSVSGGTRIEIKGVPRIGLMPLLTYNEAQRQWNLLRLREELITRGITTETFTHSSADVTRILKRTRFTPIENAVRKGHQIAAVRLPGWAGLLRWETQDGTTFAREIADRVRVIACLTVLPNIIHSDSPGETLSGAEWKECKAALGATSSDVVVLVWGDASDVDTAVKEIAIRAKEVTIGIPSETRQALRDGTTGFERILPGPQRMYPDTDLPPLRITPERVERIRAGMPVQYWERRSRFIADGVPSDAVDGLAYSALAPLYDEAVGQFGFTPMQAAVALWRIPRRLYRKGHAYTSWNHDTLRSMFSAIQEGRMTFDGLSAAMRASLNGGWSSDTLKPRLQPDDLHDIIHDAKLRIVLDGVHDEKNIENLTLDLVMNEVRGRIPGAEVANAVRKYFEEERTA
- the gatD gene encoding Glu-tRNA(Gln) amidotransferase subunit GatD; this translates as MSSNDTYKGYKGAALEALKQFGVRVWSDAVLTTEDDSFEGIILPRSETADGDHIVIKMKTGYNVGIRADRIIAGKEIGYKEAVYKIPEKAFPYDPKKPRVVLLGTGGTIASRLDYRTGAVIPAFTPGELYGSVPELADICNLETTKLFGVFSENMGPEQYMILAEKIGEEIEKGVRGIVIGHGTDTMHHTSAALSYMVQNSPVPIVMVGSQRSSDRPSSDAALNLMHSVKTAADCDIAEVMVCMFGPTSDDYGLLHCGTRVRKMHSSYRSTFRTIGDIPLAIVNRDGFKYLRNDYNPRRQDRNVDVRAVFDDRIGIVYYYPNMKADMIDSMVENGYRGIIIAGTGLGHVNKPLYPALKRAQDAGVAVYMTVQTLWGYVQMYVYETGREMMELGVIPLENMLPESAYIKLGWAMGQSEDPEEVKRIMLTPINRETTTREPYNGYLIFQGGIPEVDEFVSEIHR
- a CDS encoding Omp28-related outer membrane protein, which codes for MKSLLTALLIVCTSPLLAQTWTYTSTTGPQEDMSDFRNGCALIGSGPMDDVLTGWQTLPFSWMFGDTSVNGYFISDNGYITFDPSATVSDPDNAAGNVHNAIFAFWDDLFLEGGHSIWSNEVRTKTTGVAPDRRHIIMWVSAVPKGSSWSVHNVSFALVLYEKGGFEIVQIAGKPSRNMSGTMGAINADGSVLTLAGDSPDLEYPSLTADPNDDIRTIFTWSQSALDAALETLDVPAVIRHTESVSVTGTVRNSGSETITSFRVGYSINGSGEQVLDVDNLTLRSNQTHAFVHPVRWTPDAAGSEYILTCRIFDINGGDDEVAENNTLSTTIFTILGITSPKRVLVEEFTGAWCGWCPDGMLQVERVRDAYPDAIAVAIHAGGNDAMIIPAGSAIAQAFTPAYPTAMIDRVKFEGEKGVAISRGNEAWVLRTGDRRQTYTPLSVNVTSSYDAARKRITARVVLTFSDYAPPADYRVHCWLVHDKLTGSGSGWNQANYFSGNTTYRNHPFYSLPNPVPDFEHRHVLRASATGSWGDESILPDAPAASSEWEALYHFDYDAEGIEENLSVVAFITTHSEDVTDREVLNAGMAHLRPLAVEAVHTPDVTMRSIHPQPADQVVQIEVGSGKPGLLRLDVFDMLGRCVYAHPPTQISAGTSNLNIPVSRLANGPYLIRLSEGGQTLQRHILVAR